A single window of Podarcis raffonei isolate rPodRaf1 chromosome 9, rPodRaf1.pri, whole genome shotgun sequence DNA harbors:
- the ALPK1 gene encoding alpha-protein kinase 1 → MDNQRTMAALLQECKQMLDQISPEVQDQSKRDESRHQQYRALLPDDLRTLIEEAKEMKWPFVPEKWQYKQAVDLEDKTNLKDVISARLHELLVCLKASIASRDYVTAAAIVFLIDRFLYWVDGSSQLLQIAKRLHELQPTTPIAPQLVIRQARVSVNSGKLLKAEYILSSLINDNGATGVWKYSKESDRILVQSVCVQIRGQILQKLGMWYEAAELIWASILGYFTLPQPDKKGIATSLGILADIFVSMSENDYNRFKDNYQFHLNLLKEFDHRLLSAAEACKLAAAFSQFTPLFVLTAVNIRGMCLLSYSHSSECPSAKQKFYLSEAKESFEIGLLSKKDKEPVTSKQELHSFIKAAFCLTKVHQRLYGESERLSQVNKLCQEALQKLYAYSHLPHTEERDKEQLAKDIMCLVMLVKEHLNVQDFCNSDAKSYIPDSYKTGVEKSIVNGELSFEKVLEMYSQHHAAVCEVYGSVCHSYKMKSGSLTGACITALKTETKNMDTMCTTEERSHHGKDSAKISLSQKGRKNREGFQEQMRQKLFHATALDEEVKCIPSERSQRHTGDISSNSDNRSESSSSLRSWSKFSKSSSFTSWEEIDCNENELPQDKVQKQKATGGKEQECSAALTEDTEENCQKPDPCVLLSRTNQHSLQEPQNDCCGSLTHPNQNNIDKTHRVTESYPNLREDHVEGAENALKQPLQETSSTNPQNSNDLLSPTSEQDPIIPSSLMDSRSKDSSAISNQNLCSIGKGSTENIIESISRHGWPFVDPEGETVDTTEDAQMNSHLPDARKTPASINSSMPKPERDRFVQNWINKSNSAVPPESSTGVSEIDPQAETTEDCEFASECGKKSAGHLSDVCIARDQPHHSSGPTNSPLGTKNQPLVNQSSDCATTEEDDGEKLRNMLSSSHSSSSSLKSWYKAAHFSSSFSESGSPSFLNSSSSSFVFLERAKEEALQARVLSDDDYGRLLSGVGHAWLMERMKNTGLFKPNLFGKAHSALLLKFSKKSALWTAQETAVYIGDYLSVAKKGRQRNAFWIHFLHQEETLGRYVGKEYKDEKELLHHFSDVERQMTAQYYVTEFNKRLYEQKIPTQIFYIPSAVLLVLEGKSIQGCVSVEPYILGEFVKLSNNTKVVKLEYKATEYGLAYGHFCYEFSQGRDVVVDLQGWVTGNGKGLIYLTDPQIHSLSRKEASCLTNFGKKGICYFFNNQHTECNEICRRLSLTRPSVETLRKEISSHF, encoded by the exons ATGGATAATCAAAGAACGATGGCCGCTCTGTTGCAGGAATGCAAACAGATGCTGGATCAGATCTCACCAGAGGTGCAGGACCAGTCTAAGAGAGACGAAAGCAGGCATCAGCAGTACAGAG CTTTGCTCCCTGATGATCTGAGGACCCTCATCGAAGAGGCAAAGGAAATGAAGTGGCCCTTCGTGCCAGAAAAGTGGCAATACAAACAAGCCGTAGACCTGGAAGACAAAACAAACCTGAAAGATGTGATCAGTGCAAGGCTGCATGAGTTACTG GTTTGTCTGAAAGCCTCCATTGCCAGCAGAGACTATGTGACAGCAGCTGCTATTGTGTTCCTGATTGACCGGTTCTTATATTGGGTTGATGGCTCCAGCCAGCTCCTTCAGATTGCCAAAAGGCTGCACGAGCTCCAGCCTACAACACCAATTGCCCCTCAGCTGGTGATTCGCCAAGCTCGCGTCTCTGTAAATTCAG GTAAACTGTTAAAGGCTGAATATATCCTTAGCAGTCTTATTAATGACAATGGAGCAACAG GTGTGTGGAAGTACTCAAAAGAAAGTGACAGGATCCTTGTTCAGTCTGTCTGTGTACAGATTAGAGGACAGATTCTGCAAAAGCTGG GGATGTGGTATGAAGCAGCAGAGCTGATTTGGGCCTCAATTTTAGGTTATTTCACACTTCCCCAGCCAGATAAAAAG GGAATTGCTACATCGTTGGGTATCTTGGCTGACATCTTTGTATCGATGAGTGAAAACGATTACAACCGGTTTAAAGACAACTATCAGTTTCACCTG AATCTTCTGAAAGAGTTTGACCACCGTTTACTTTCAGCTGCTGAAGCGTGCAAGTTAGCAGCGGCCTTCAGCCAGTTCACACCACTGTTTGTGCTCACAGCAGTC AATATCCGTGGAATGTGCTTGCTGTCTTACAGCCATTCAAGCGAATGCCCTTCCGCAAAGCAGAAGTTTTATTTGTCCGAAGCAAAGGAGTCCTTTGAAATTGGTCTCCTTAGTAAGAAGGACAAAGAACCAGTCACCAGCAAACAGGAGCTCCACAGTTTTATCAAGGCAGCTTTCTGCCTTACAAAAGTGCACCAAAGGCTCTACGGTGAGAGCGAGAGACTTAGTCAAGTGAATAAGTTGTGCCAGGAAGCCTTACAGAAGCTGTATGCTTATAGTCATTTACCACATACTGAAGAGCGGGACAAAGAACAGCTTGCCAAGGATATCATGTGCCTTGTCATGTTAGTTAAAGAGCACTTAAATGTGCAGGATTTCTGTAACTCAGATGCCAAGTCCTACATTCCAGATAGCTACAAAACTGGTGTTGAAAAGTCAATTGTGAACGGTGAATTGAGCTTCGAGAAAGTCCTTGAAATGTATTCCCAGCATCATGCAGCGGTCTGTGAAGTTTATGGAAGTGTTTGCCACAGCTACAAGATGAAATCAGGAAGCCTAACAGGAGCCTGTATAACAGCTTTGAAAACGGAAACCAAAAATATGGACACCATGTGTACCACTGAAGAAAGGTCACATCATGGGAAAGACTCTGCAAAGATCTCGCTTTcacaaaaaggaaggaaaaatcgTGAGGGTTTTCAGGAGCAGATGCGACAGAAATTATTCCATGCCACTGCCCTTGATGAAGAGGTAAAGTGCATTCCTTCAGAAAGAAGTCAAAGACACACTGGTGATATTTCAAGTAATTCTGATAACAGGAGTGAAAGTTCCAGTTCACTGAGATCTTGGAGCAAATTCTCCAAATCGAGTTCCTTTACTAGTTGGGAGGAGATTGACTGCAATGAAAATGAACTGCCCCAAGATAAGGTCCAGAAACAAAAGGCTACTGGAGGTAAGGAGCAAGAATGTTCTGCAGCTTTGACTGAAGATACTGAAGAGAACTGCCAAAAGCCAGATCCATGTGTACTGCTTTCCAGAACTAATCAGCACTCTCTTCAAGAGCCTCAGAATGACTGTTGTGGCTCCTTAACGCATCCCAATCAGAATAATATAGACAAGACTCACAGAGTAACAGAATCATACCCAAATCTCAGAGAGGACCATGTAGAGGGAGCAGAGAATGCTTTGAAGCAGCCACTCCAAGAAACTAGTAGCACCAACCCCCAAAATAGTAATGATCTTTTGAGTCCCACTTCTGAACAAGATCCCATTATCCCATCTTCATTAATGGATTCCAGGAGCAAGGACTCCAGTGCCATTTCTAACCAGAATCTGTGCAGCATTGGGAAAGGAAGCACAGAAAATATAATAGAATCAATATCTAGACATGGTTGGCCATTTGTTGACCCAGAAGGAGAAACTGTGGACACTACTGAAGATGCACAGATGAATTCACACCTGCCTGATGCCAGGAAAACACCTGCCTCCATCAATAGTAGCATGCCCAAACCGGAACGTGACCGCTTTGTTCAAAATTGGATTAATAAATCAAACTCTGCAGTGCCTCCAGAAAGCTCCACTGGAGTATCTGAAATTGACCCGcaagcagagacaacagaagaCTGTGAATTTGCTAGTGAATGTGGAAAAAAGTCAGCAGGTCACCTTAGTGACGTCTGCATAGCAAGAGATCAACCACATCACAGCTCTGGGCCCACAAATTCTCCTTTGGGGACAAAGAACCAGCCATTAGTCAACCAGTCCAGTGACTGTGCTACAACGGAAGAAGATGACGGCGAAAAGCTAAGGAACATGTTGAGCAGCAGTCACAGTTCAAGCTCCTCTCTAAAATCATGGTACAAAGCAGCCCACTTTTCCAGCAGTTTTTCTGAATCGGGGAGTCCTTCGTTTTTGAACTCTAGCAGCAGCTCTTTTGTCTttttggagagggccaaagaaGAAGCCCTACAGGCTCGTGTTCTCAGTGACGATGACTATGGAAGGCTTTTGTCTGGTGTAGGCCATGCCTGGCTAATGGAAAGAATGAAGAATACAGGGCTCTTCAAGCCAAACCTCTTCGGTAAAGCACACT CTGCCCTCCTTTTGAAATTCTCCAAGAAATCTGCGCTGTGGACTGCACAGGAAACTGCTGTATATATTGGGGACTACCTGAGCGTAGCAAAGAAAGGCAGACAAAGGAATGCTTTTTGGATACACTTTCTGCACCAAGAGGAAACTCTGGGAAG ATACGTTGGCAAAGAGTACAAAGACGAAAAGGAGCTTCTTCACCATTTCAGCGATGTGGAAAGACAAATGACTGCCCAGTACTACGTGACAGAATTCAACAAGAGGCTGTATGAGCAAAAAATCCCAACACAAATCTTCTACATCCCATCGGCGGTCCTCTTG GTACTAGAAGGCAAGTCTATACAAGGATGTGTGAGTGTGGAGCCTTATATTCTAGGAGAGTTTGTGAAGTTATCCAACAACACCAAAGTGGTAAAGCTGGAATACAAAGCCACAGAATATGGACTCGCTTATGGCCATTTCTGCTATGAGTTTTCCCAAGGCAGAGATGTGGTGGTTGATTTACAAG GTTGGGTGACTGGTAATGGGAAAGGCCTCATCTACCTGACTGACCCCCAGATCCATTCTCTCTCTCGGAAAGAAGCATCATGCCTGACAAACTTTGGGAAGAAAGGGATTTGCTATTTCTTCAACAATCAGCACACAGAATGCAATGAAATCTGCAGACGCCTTTCATTGACTAGACCTTCAGTGGAGACTTTGAGAAAAGAGATTTCAAGTCACTTTTGA